One Micropterus dolomieu isolate WLL.071019.BEF.003 ecotype Adirondacks linkage group LG23, ASM2129224v1, whole genome shotgun sequence DNA window includes the following coding sequences:
- the LOC123962865 gene encoding RING finger protein 145-like produces MAVKDRVEAVLNVGLRVPSIMLLDVLYRWDVSSFFQKIQRSSLSNNPLFQYKYLALYLHYVGYILSLVLLTLPRQHLVKLYLYVLTALLLYAGHQVSRDYVRSELESGHEGPVYLEPLSMNRFTTALIGQLVVCTLCSCVMQTKRIWLFSAHLLPLVARLCLVPMETIVFINKFSMIFTGLEVIYFLASNLLVPYNLAKTAYRELAQVVEVYGLLALGMSLWNQLVLPVLFMCFWLVLFALQIYSYFSTRDQPTSRERLLFLFLTSIAECCSTPYSLLGLVFTVSFIALGVLTLCKFYLQGYRAFMNDNTMHRGMTEGITLLILAVQTGLIELQVIHRAFLLSIILFIVVASILQSMLEIADPIVLALGASRDKSLWKHFRAVSLCLFLLIFPAYMAYMICQFFHMDFWLLIIISSSILTSLQVLGTLLIYILFMVEEFRKAPVENMDEVIYCVNGTYRLLEFLVAVCVVCYGVSETVFGEWSVMGSTIILVHSYYNVWLRAQLGWQSFLLRRDAVNKIKSLPTASNTQLEQYNDICAICYQDMNSAVITPCSHFFHAGCLKKWLYVQETCPLCHSQLKSQSPTSTVSNQDTPAANQNPAGQEEATANKNQKDGALPDNGKEEGTVEQEGANGSAMTAGESSSSSSSSSSCDEPSAPQNLIKTPPLSSSPYPLVTESKKRSPTDHPSSSSPPTDTLDMPPSPKSLSPSSTHTITFSHCSSSQPLDQAEETPVEPEPSPKLNPGFLLDSQETSTVPSSEPDQPTSPSEEQSPPPCSL; encoded by the exons ATGGCAGTGAAGGACCGTGTAGAGGCGGTGCTCAATGTGGGTCTGCGTGTTCCGAGCATCATGTTGCTGGATGTCCTGTACCGCTGGGACGTCAGCTCCTTCTTCCAGAAGATCCAGCGCTCCAGCCTCTCCAACAACCCCCTGTTCCAGTACAAATACCTGGCACTCTATCTGCACTACGTAG GTTACATCCTGAGCTTGGTGCTCTTGACTCTGCCTCGTCAGCACCTGGTTAAACTTTACCTATATGTCCTCACGGCTCTGTTGCTGTATGCTGGTCACCAAGTCTCAAG GGATTATGTCCGCAGTGAACTGGAGTCTGGCCATGAGGGACCTGTCTACCTAGAACCTCTCTCAATGAACAGATTCACCACTGCACTCATAG gTCAGCTGGTGGTGTGTACGCTATGTTCCTGTGTGATGCAGACTAAGAGGATTTGGCTTTTCTCGGCTCACCTCCTCCCTCTGGTGGCCAGACTGTGTCTGGTCCCAATGGAGACCATCGTTTTCATCAATAAGTTTTCCATGATCTTTACAGGCCTGGAGGTCATTTACTTCCTGGCTTCTAACTTGTTGGTACCATACAACCTGGCCAAGACAGCCTACAGAGAGCTGGCTCAG GTGGTGGAAGTGTACGGGCTGCTAGCTTTAGGCATGTCTCTATGGAACCAGCTGGTCCTTCCAGTTCTCTTCATGTGTTTCTGGTTAGTGCTGTTCGCTTTGCAGATCTACTCCTACTTCAGCACCAGAGACCAGCCTACCTCAAGGGAGAGGCTCCTGTTCCTATTTCTTACCAG TATTGCAGAATGTTGTAGTACACCATACTCCCTGCTGGGTTTGGTGTTCACCGTCTCCTTCATTGCTCTGGGAGTTCTCACACTCTGCAAGTTTTACCTGCAAGGTTACAGAGCCTTTATGAATGACAACACCATGCACAG GGGAATGACAGAAGGCATCACCCTGCTGATTCTTGCTGTCCAAACTGGCCTTATCGAGCTTCAGGTCATCCACCGagccttcctcctctccatcattCTCTTCATTGTTGTTGCTTCAATCCTGCAGTCCATGCTGGAGATCGCTGACCCCATAGTCCTGGCCCTGGGTGCATCCAGAGACAA GAGTTTGTGGAAGCACTTCAGagcagtgtctctgtgtctgttccTGCTCATCTTTCCAGCCTACATGGCTTATATGATCTGTCAGTTCTTCCACATGGACTTCTGGCTTCTCATCATCATCTCCTCATCTATCCTCACCTcactgcag GTCCTCGGCACTCTGCTGATCTACATTCTCTTCATGGTGGAGGAGTTTCGTAAGGCTCCAGTAGAGAACATGGATGAAGTTATCTACTGTGTCAACGGTACCTACAGATTGCTTGAATTCCTG GTTgcggtgtgtgtggtgtgctaTGGGGTGTCGGAGACGGTGTTCGGGGAGTGGAGTGTGATGGGCAGCACCATCATCCTGGTCCACTCGTACTATAATGTTTGGCTCAGAGCCCAGCTAGGCTGGCAGAGCTTCCTGCTCAGGAGGGATGCTGTAAACAAGATCAAAAGCCTCCCCACGGCTAGCAACACACAGCTGGAACAGTACAACGACATCTGTGCTATCTGCTACCAG GACATGAACAGTGCTGTGATCACTCCGTGTAGTCATTTCTTCCACGCTGGCTGTTTGAAGAAATGGCTTTATGTCCAGGAGACATGTCCCCTCTGCCATTCACAACTCAAGAGCCAATCACCAACCAGCACTGTCTCGAATCAAGACACCCCCGCAGCCAATCAGAACCCTGCAGGGCAGGAAGAAGCCACAGCAAATAAGAACCAGAAAGATGGTGCTCTTCCAGATAATGGGAAGGAGGAGGGAACAGTAGAGCAGGAGGGAGCTAATGGATCTGCCATGACAGCTGGAgaatcctcctcctcttcctcctcctcctcctcctgtgatGAGCCCTCGGCTCCCCAGAACCTGATTAAGACTCCACCATTATCTTCTTCTCCTTACCCACTGGTAACTGAATCAAAAAAACGGTCGCCCACAGATCATCCCTCTTCGTCCTCCCCTCCCACTGACACATTGGATATGCCCCCCTCTCCTAaatctctctccccctcctccacccacaCTATCACCTTCTCTCACTGCTCGTCCTCACAGCCACTGGACCAGGCAGAGGAGACCCCTGTTGAGCCTGAGCCCTCCCCTAAGCTAAACCCAGGCTTCCTACTGGACAGCCAGGAGACATCTACTGTTCCATCATCAGAGCCTGACCAGCCCACTTCCCCATCTGAGGAACAGTCTCCTCCTCCATGCAGCCTCTGA
- the ublcp1 gene encoding ubiquitin-like domain-containing CTD phosphatase 1 isoform X2, producing the protein MSVSVIIKWGGQEYSISSLSEEDTVMDLKQSIKTLTGVLPERQKLLGLKVKGKPAEDEVKLGSLKLKPNTKIMMMGTREESLEEVLAPPPENDDVVNDFDIEEEVVEVENREENLAKIARRVKDYKVEELNPPREGKRLLVLDVDYTLFDHKSCAETGQELMRPYLHEFLTSAYEDYDIVIWSATSMKWIDAKMKELGVTDNPNYKITFMLDSAAMITVHTPKRGVVEVKPLGVIWGKYGEFYNRKNTIMFDDIGRNFLMNPQNGLKIRPFMKAHLNREKDRELYKLAQYLKEIAKLDDFSGLNHKHWERYLSKKQHH; encoded by the exons ATGTCAGTATCGGTGATCATAAAGTGGGGAGGTCAGGAGTACTCCATCAGTTCTCTGTCTGAAGAGGACACAGTGATGGACCTGAAACAGTCCATTAAGACCTTGACGGGGGTGCtgccagagagacagaaactaCTTGGGCTCAAGGTCAAAG GTAAACCTGCAGAGGATGAGGTGAAGCTGGGATCTCTGAAGCTGAAGCCTAACACTAAGATCATGATGATGGGTACCAGAGAGGAGAGTCTG gAAGAGGTTTTAGCCCCTCCCCCAGAGAACGATGACGTGGTCAATGATTTTGACATCGAGGAGGAGGTCGTTGAAGTGGAGAACAG AGAGGAGAACCTGGCTAAAATAGCCCGCAGAGTCAAAGACTATAAGGTGGAGGAGCTGAACCCTCCCAGAGAAGGAAAGAGGCTTCTGGTACTGGATGTGGACTATACGCTGTTCG ATCACAAGTCATGTGCAGAAACGGGTCAGGAGCTGATGAGACCATATCTTCACGAGTTTCTGACATCAGCCTACGAGGACTATGACATTGTCATCTGGT ctgctaCAAGTATGAAGTGGATTGATGCCAAAATGAAA gagctgGGAGTGACTGACAACCCTAACTACAAGATTACGTTCATGTTGGACAGTGCAGCAATGATCACAGTACATACCCCTAAGAGAGGGGTTGTGGAG GTGAAGCCCCTGGGTGTGATATGGGGGAAGTATGGAGAATTTTACAACAGAAAGAACACTATTATGTTTGATGACATTGGACGAAACTTCCTCATGAACCCACAGAACGGATTAAAG atcCGACCCTTCATGAAGGCCCATCTTAACAGGGAGAAGGACAGGGAGCTGTATAAACTGGCTCAGTACCTCAAAGAGATCGCCAAGCTTGATGACTTCAGCGGACTCAACCACAAACACTGGGAGAG gtaccTATCCAAGAAGCAGCACCACTGA
- the il12bb gene encoding interleukin-12 subunit beta, translating to MHALFLMVLCAALSCASSDSNQDNIQTLMDNVLVLRVPYGQGTRVYVPLTCGEAYQDQSVFWKKNGESQPALQGNQVNVLVEEMDGGNYTCHLGPDGEYLNHTVIMIQLDPDNRTVILEKKSPEEGHIHCSALNYKGSFHCTWTKTKSRSNAAVLLVKAERYLEKIPCELNADGSGVHCQDANCPYKEEQHRISLTIYIHIDSRLEAYTKTFYLREIVRPAKLPNLRISDGTVFSWNYPESWEKPCSFFGLQFQVKVVKAVKDPKHPCNSEGHIMGNITETKYEVNVKTKKYVFCVRAQDKHTSGPFGHWSHCIVNKDVVTC from the exons ATGCATGCATTGTTCCTTATGGTCCTGTGTGCTGCACTGTCCTGTGCCAGCTCTGACAGCAACCAAGACAACATACAGACTCTAATGGATAATG TTCTGGTCCTGAGGGTGCCTTATGGTCAGGGTACCAGGGTATATGTTCCTCTGACCTGTGGAGAAGCTTATCAAGACCAGTCGGTGTTTTGGAAGAAAAATG GCGAGTCTCAGCCAGCTCTGCAAGGGAACCAAGTCAATGTCCTGGTAGAGGAGATGGATGGAGGGAACTACACTTGTCACCTCGGCCCAGACGGAGAATACCTCAACCACACCGTAATCATGATCCAACTAGACCCAGACAACAGGACTGTTATACTGGAAAAGAAATCCCCTGAAGAAG GTCACATCCACTGTTCAGCACTTAACTATAAAGGCTCCTTCCATTGCACCTGGACAAAAACAAAGTCCAGATCCAACGCTGCTGTGCTCCTGGTGAAGGCAGAACG TTATTTGGAAAAGATTCCCTGTGAGCTGAATGCCGATGGATCAGGGGTTCACTGCCAGGATGCCAACTGCCCCTACAAAGAGGAACAACACCGCATCTCCCTCACCATTTACATACATATCGACTCTCGCCTTGAGGCCTACACGAAGACTTTCTACCTTAGAGAGATTG TGAGGCCTGCAAAACTACCTAACCTGCGCATCAGTGATGGGACGGTGTTCAGCTGGAACTACCCTGAATCATGGGAGAAGCCCTGCTCTTTCTTTGGCCTGCAGTTCCAGGTCAAAGTGGTCAAGGCGGTCAAAGACCCAAAACATCCCTGTAACAGTGAAGGGCACATAATG GGTAACATCACTGAAACTAAGTACGAGGTTAATGTCAAAACCAAGAAGTATGTTTTCTGTGTGCGAGCTCAGGACAAGCACACCAGTGGGCCATTTGGCCACTGGAGCCATTGCAT AGTGAATAAAGATGTTGTGACCTGCTAG
- the ublcp1 gene encoding ubiquitin-like domain-containing CTD phosphatase 1 isoform X1 encodes MSVSVIIKWGGQEYSISSLSEEDTVMDLKQSIKTLTGVLPERQKLLGLKVKGKPAEDEVKLGSLKLKPNTKIMMMGTREESLEEVLAPPPENDDVVNDFDIEEEVVEVENREENLAKIARRVKDYKVEELNPPREGKRLLVLDVDYTLFDHKSCAETGQELMRPYLHEFLTSAYEDYDIVIWSATSMKWIDAKMKELGVTDNPNYKITFMLDSAAMITVHTPKRGVVECVLWHALIQVKPLGVIWGKYGEFYNRKNTIMFDDIGRNFLMNPQNGLKIRPFMKAHLNREKDRELYKLAQYLKEIAKLDDFSGLNHKHWERYLSKKQHH; translated from the exons ATGTCAGTATCGGTGATCATAAAGTGGGGAGGTCAGGAGTACTCCATCAGTTCTCTGTCTGAAGAGGACACAGTGATGGACCTGAAACAGTCCATTAAGACCTTGACGGGGGTGCtgccagagagacagaaactaCTTGGGCTCAAGGTCAAAG GTAAACCTGCAGAGGATGAGGTGAAGCTGGGATCTCTGAAGCTGAAGCCTAACACTAAGATCATGATGATGGGTACCAGAGAGGAGAGTCTG gAAGAGGTTTTAGCCCCTCCCCCAGAGAACGATGACGTGGTCAATGATTTTGACATCGAGGAGGAGGTCGTTGAAGTGGAGAACAG AGAGGAGAACCTGGCTAAAATAGCCCGCAGAGTCAAAGACTATAAGGTGGAGGAGCTGAACCCTCCCAGAGAAGGAAAGAGGCTTCTGGTACTGGATGTGGACTATACGCTGTTCG ATCACAAGTCATGTGCAGAAACGGGTCAGGAGCTGATGAGACCATATCTTCACGAGTTTCTGACATCAGCCTACGAGGACTATGACATTGTCATCTGGT ctgctaCAAGTATGAAGTGGATTGATGCCAAAATGAAA gagctgGGAGTGACTGACAACCCTAACTACAAGATTACGTTCATGTTGGACAGTGCAGCAATGATCACAGTACATACCCCTAAGAGAGGGGTTGTGGAG TGTGTTTTATGGCATGCACTTATCCAGGTGAAGCCCCTGGGTGTGATATGGGGGAAGTATGGAGAATTTTACAACAGAAAGAACACTATTATGTTTGATGACATTGGACGAAACTTCCTCATGAACCCACAGAACGGATTAAAG atcCGACCCTTCATGAAGGCCCATCTTAACAGGGAGAAGGACAGGGAGCTGTATAAACTGGCTCAGTACCTCAAAGAGATCGCCAAGCTTGATGACTTCAGCGGACTCAACCACAAACACTGGGAGAG gtaccTATCCAAGAAGCAGCACCACTGA